The proteins below come from a single Tsuneonella deserti genomic window:
- a CDS encoding recombinase family protein: MDKADASFVSVTQAFNTTNSMGRLTLNVLLSFAQFEREVTGERIRDKIAASKKKGMWMGGPVPLGYRLEDRRLLIEPGEAATVRTIFERYVALQSIRALVEELRERGLTTKVRQTRSGPIGGTYFGRGPLAVMLRNPIYLGKVRHRAELYKGEHEAIIDEALWTEAQRVMQANGSERKLGYKLKVPSLLTGMIIDPDGREMTPTHACKGSKRYRYYITREASGDTSSKPWRLPAGDLDKLVVGAMATLLRKRGEHIVTTDAGDLDALELAIDLAAALPSMSVPEQRQVALEVGLAVRLTETSITVASTKGAALEATLDAQLTRRGYELRLALPPDDVESSGDPDPILLRLVAHANAAQQMALSGEPHPAVAHFGRRHIERLMRISWLAPDIITAIVEGRQPVELTARRLMRASTIPLDWNGQRAMFGFA; this comes from the coding sequence ATGGACAAAGCCGATGCCTCGTTCGTAAGCGTGACCCAGGCATTCAACACCACCAACAGCATGGGTAGGCTTACTCTCAACGTGCTGCTGTCGTTCGCGCAGTTCGAGCGCGAGGTGACAGGTGAGCGCATCCGCGACAAGATAGCCGCCTCGAAGAAGAAGGGCATGTGGATGGGAGGACCGGTGCCGCTGGGCTACCGGCTCGAGGACCGGCGGCTGCTTATCGAGCCTGGCGAGGCGGCAACCGTGCGGACCATCTTCGAGCGCTATGTAGCCCTGCAGTCCATCAGGGCGCTGGTCGAGGAGCTACGCGAGCGGGGCCTCACGACCAAGGTCCGCCAGACCCGCTCGGGTCCGATCGGCGGGACGTACTTCGGGCGCGGGCCACTTGCGGTCATGCTCAGGAACCCGATCTATCTCGGCAAGGTGCGGCACCGCGCGGAGCTCTACAAGGGCGAGCACGAAGCAATCATCGACGAGGCGCTGTGGACCGAGGCGCAGCGCGTGATGCAGGCAAATGGCAGCGAGCGAAAGCTCGGCTACAAGCTAAAGGTACCGAGCCTTCTCACAGGCATGATTATCGATCCCGATGGACGGGAGATGACACCCACGCACGCCTGCAAGGGCTCAAAGCGCTACCGCTACTACATCACCAGGGAAGCATCCGGAGACACGTCCTCCAAGCCGTGGCGGCTACCGGCGGGCGACCTCGACAAGCTGGTGGTCGGTGCGATGGCCACGCTCCTGCGCAAGCGCGGCGAGCATATTGTGACGACCGATGCCGGCGATCTTGATGCGCTTGAGCTTGCCATCGACCTGGCGGCGGCCCTGCCTTCGATGTCGGTCCCCGAGCAGCGGCAGGTTGCACTCGAAGTCGGACTCGCGGTTCGGCTGACTGAAACCTCGATCACCGTAGCATCCACTAAGGGCGCTGCTTTGGAGGCTACTCTCGATGCGCAGCTCACGCGACGCGGCTATGAGCTACGCCTCGCCTTGCCTCCCGACGATGTTGAAAGCAGCGGCGACCCCGACCCTATCCTCTTGAGACTCGTAGCGCACGCGAATGCTGCCCAACAGATGGCGCTCAGCGGCGAGCCCCATCCTGCTGTTGCTCACTTCGGCAGGCGGCACATTGAACGGCTCATGCGCATCAGCTGGCTTGCGCCGGATATCATCACCGCAATCGTTGAGGGCCGGCAGCCCGTCGAGCTGACTGCTCGCCGGCTCATGCGTGCATCCACCATCCCTCTCGACTGGAACGGTCAGCGCGCGATGTTCGGGTTCGCCTGA
- a CDS encoding crotonase/enoyl-CoA hydratase family protein encodes MEFRANDRVSIELGDDGVAQVRLTRADKMNALDGAMFDRLIEAGQFLQNLKGLRAVVLSGEGRAFCAGLDLSSFGRERRDEPPLTERTFGNANRAQQVAMQWRKLPVPVIAAVHGVCFGGGLQIASGADIRVVAPDTRMAIMEMRWGLVPDMGGIALWRGLIRDDVLRELTFTNREFTGAEAQAIGLATYVEEDPLSRAAHIAATIADRNPHAMRGAKRLINSMADKNTADLLMEESLEQHPLLGSRNQMEAVMAGMEKRKARFEDV; translated from the coding sequence ATGGAATTTCGGGCAAACGACCGCGTGTCGATCGAGCTGGGTGACGACGGCGTAGCGCAAGTCCGCCTGACCCGCGCCGACAAGATGAACGCGCTCGACGGCGCGATGTTCGATCGGCTGATCGAAGCGGGCCAATTCCTGCAGAACCTGAAAGGCCTGCGCGCCGTGGTGCTCTCCGGGGAGGGGCGGGCATTCTGCGCCGGGCTCGACCTGTCGAGCTTCGGACGCGAACGGCGCGACGAGCCGCCCCTGACCGAACGCACCTTCGGCAATGCGAACCGGGCGCAGCAGGTCGCGATGCAGTGGCGCAAGCTGCCCGTGCCGGTGATCGCGGCCGTGCACGGGGTCTGCTTCGGCGGCGGTCTTCAAATCGCGAGCGGCGCCGATATCCGCGTGGTGGCGCCCGATACGCGGATGGCGATCATGGAGATGCGCTGGGGGCTGGTGCCCGACATGGGTGGAATCGCGCTGTGGCGCGGCCTGATCCGGGACGACGTGCTGCGCGAACTCACGTTCACGAATCGCGAATTCACCGGGGCCGAGGCGCAGGCGATCGGCCTTGCCACTTACGTCGAGGAAGACCCGCTCTCACGCGCCGCCCATATCGCCGCCACCATCGCGGACAGGAATCCCCATGCGATGCGTGGTGCCAAGCGGCTGATCAATTCGATGGCCGACAAGAACACTGCCGATCTCTTGATGGAAGAGAGCCTCGAGCAGCATCCCCTGCTCGGCTCGCGCAACCAGATGGAGGCGGTGATGGCCGGGATGGAGAAGCGCAAGGCGCGTTTCGAGGACGTTTGA
- a CDS encoding acyl-CoA dehydrogenase family protein — translation MSGTEFLEPFERMVGQLFPPARVREIDGGSAWDRERQEIEESGFIDSMVAEHDGGAGLSLSDTVALWRVLGRHAAPLAIGEAMIDRASPSAVQHEAARLLLTSAAISGAADHVLVATVDYAGTRVQFGKPIGRQQALQQQLALMAEDCLAVRLSVELAAMGEARWPATLRTAAAKTVASSAAPRIASVAHAIHGAIGISEEYDLQLHTGRLHQWRLALGSEGRWSRQLGSAVLASNLTALDWTRAELFGEV, via the coding sequence ATGAGCGGGACCGAGTTTCTCGAACCGTTCGAACGGATGGTCGGCCAGCTCTTCCCGCCCGCAAGGGTCCGGGAGATCGATGGCGGATCGGCTTGGGATCGAGAGCGCCAGGAAATCGAGGAGTCCGGCTTCATCGATTCCATGGTCGCGGAACACGACGGCGGGGCGGGCCTTTCGCTGTCCGATACCGTTGCTCTGTGGCGAGTTCTGGGACGGCACGCCGCGCCGCTTGCCATCGGAGAGGCAATGATCGACCGCGCCTCGCCGTCCGCCGTCCAGCATGAGGCGGCGCGGCTGCTTTTGACATCGGCCGCGATATCGGGAGCAGCCGACCACGTGCTTGTCGCCACGGTCGACTACGCGGGCACCCGCGTGCAGTTCGGCAAGCCGATCGGCCGCCAACAGGCTTTGCAGCAGCAGTTGGCGCTCATGGCCGAGGACTGCCTCGCCGTGCGGCTGTCGGTCGAACTCGCGGCCATGGGAGAAGCGCGCTGGCCCGCCACGCTGAGGACAGCGGCCGCCAAGACGGTTGCCTCTAGCGCGGCGCCGCGTATCGCAAGCGTGGCCCATGCCATCCACGGGGCGATCGGGATCAGCGAGGAATACGATCTCCAGCTTCACACCGGCCGCCTGCATCAGTGGCGCCTGGCGCTCGGCTCGGAAGGGCGCTGGAGCCGCCAGCTCGGCAGCGCGGTGCTGGCGTCGAACCTGACCGCGCTCGACTGGACCCGCGCCGAGCTCTTCGGCGAGGTCTAG
- a CDS encoding acyl-CoA dehydrogenase family protein: protein MFDNLTLAAIPPEDEALRPQVRALAREAVAGMSLEQRARSWMGSDAEFSRTLGAAGLLGLTLPKEYGGGGRGPFARFVVVEELLAAGAPVGAHWIADRQSAPLILNYGTEDQRRFYIPRICRGESLFCIGMSEPGAGSDLAAVRTRAERTDKGWRLTGQKIWTTGAQAADYMIALVRTSGGPEDRHAGLSQVIVDLKLPGITVRPIEDIAGDEHFNEVFFDGVELDEDALIGAEGQGWSQVTAELAFERSGPERIYSSLVLLDGWIAHLRRTGRADDAVTALVGDFVARLAALRAMSLACTARLAAGESPVVEASLVKDLGTSFEQELPIAIADDLASHDNPVDPDLMRALRYVTRVAPSFSLRGGTREILRGIIARGLGLR from the coding sequence GTGTTCGACAACCTCACTCTCGCCGCGATCCCGCCCGAAGACGAGGCGCTGCGCCCGCAGGTCCGGGCGCTGGCACGCGAAGCGGTGGCTGGGATGTCGCTCGAGCAGCGCGCCCGTTCGTGGATGGGCAGCGACGCGGAATTCAGCCGGACGCTCGGGGCGGCGGGTCTCCTCGGCCTGACCCTGCCGAAGGAGTACGGAGGTGGCGGCCGGGGGCCGTTCGCGCGCTTCGTCGTGGTCGAGGAACTGCTCGCCGCCGGAGCACCCGTGGGTGCACACTGGATCGCCGACCGGCAGAGCGCGCCGCTCATCCTGAACTACGGCACGGAGGATCAGCGCCGCTTTTACATTCCGCGCATCTGCCGGGGAGAATCGCTGTTCTGCATCGGCATGAGCGAGCCCGGAGCGGGGAGCGACCTGGCCGCGGTCCGCACCCGGGCCGAGCGGACGGATAAGGGGTGGCGGCTCACCGGCCAGAAAATCTGGACCACCGGTGCGCAAGCCGCCGACTACATGATCGCGCTGGTGCGCACCTCGGGCGGGCCCGAAGACCGGCACGCGGGGCTCTCCCAGGTGATCGTCGACCTCAAACTCCCCGGCATCACCGTGCGCCCCATCGAAGACATTGCGGGCGACGAGCACTTCAACGAAGTGTTTTTCGACGGCGTCGAACTGGACGAGGACGCGCTGATCGGGGCGGAGGGGCAGGGCTGGAGCCAGGTCACCGCCGAGCTCGCCTTCGAGCGCAGCGGGCCCGAGCGGATTTATTCGAGCCTCGTCCTGCTCGATGGCTGGATCGCGCACTTGCGACGCACTGGCCGCGCCGATGACGCCGTCACGGCGCTGGTCGGAGATTTCGTCGCCCGGCTCGCCGCGCTCAGGGCGATGTCGCTGGCATGCACCGCGCGGCTCGCGGCCGGCGAGAGCCCGGTCGTCGAGGCTTCGCTGGTCAAGGACCTCGGCACCAGCTTCGAACAGGAACTGCCGATCGCGATAGCGGACGATCTTGCCTCGCACGATAATCCGGTCGACCCGGACCTGATGCGCGCGCTGCGTTATGTCACGCGCGTCGCCCCGAGCTTCTCGCTCCGCGGGGGAACCCGCGAGATCCTGCGGGGAATCATCGCCCGCGGCCTGGGCCTTCGGTGA
- a CDS encoding crotonase/enoyl-CoA hydratase family protein, whose product MGDFLRIERDGAVMTVTMDRPDDRNAITEPAQSAEFVALGEQLARDRSVRALVLTGAGKSFCSGGNVKSMREKQGMFAGSPYDQRTFYRTTVQTIGKTLWELEVPVIAAINGHAIGLGFDITLMCDLRVMAENAVVAESYVKLGIIPGGGGAWLLPRVVGYARASQMTLTGDPVDAATALQWGLVSEVLPADRLLERAREIAHSIAASPGHATRMAKRLMREGMDQKLPTHLEMAAAYQALSHHTADHAEAIEAFLDKRAPEYSDR is encoded by the coding sequence ATGGGTGATTTCCTGCGGATCGAACGCGACGGGGCGGTGATGACGGTCACGATGGACCGGCCGGACGACCGCAACGCCATCACCGAACCAGCGCAGAGCGCGGAATTCGTCGCACTTGGCGAGCAGCTTGCCCGGGACCGCTCCGTGCGGGCGCTGGTGCTGACCGGTGCCGGCAAATCGTTCTGCTCTGGCGGCAACGTCAAGTCGATGCGCGAGAAGCAAGGCATGTTCGCCGGATCGCCCTACGACCAGCGCACCTTCTACCGCACCACGGTACAGACGATCGGCAAGACGCTGTGGGAACTGGAGGTGCCGGTCATCGCCGCGATCAACGGGCATGCGATCGGGCTGGGCTTCGACATCACGTTGATGTGCGACTTGCGGGTGATGGCCGAAAACGCGGTCGTGGCGGAAAGCTACGTCAAGCTAGGCATCATTCCCGGCGGCGGGGGCGCGTGGTTGTTGCCCCGGGTCGTCGGCTACGCGCGAGCGAGCCAGATGACGCTGACGGGCGATCCGGTTGATGCCGCGACCGCGCTGCAATGGGGCTTGGTTAGCGAGGTCCTCCCGGCCGACCGCCTTCTGGAGCGGGCGCGGGAGATCGCCCACTCGATCGCGGCCAGTCCGGGACATGCGACGCGAATGGCCAAGCGGCTCATGCGCGAAGGCATGGACCAGAAGCTTCCCACTCACCTGGAAATGGCAGCCGCGTACCAGGCTCTTTCGCACCACACCGCCGATCACGCCGAAGCGATCGAGGCATTCCTCGACAAGCGAGCGCCGGAATACTCCGACCGATGA
- a CDS encoding NifU family protein → MRAKSDREGPLGEVERHIEEVLDRYVRHLLAKDGGEAALVRFDAAEGTAWVRMGGACGGCPSGTTTLKRTIEQTVVRWVPEVKRVHAVADAGTPMEDPKARFRRWVAAKWGKS, encoded by the coding sequence ATGCGCGCAAAGAGCGACCGGGAGGGTCCGCTCGGCGAGGTGGAGAGACATATCGAGGAGGTCCTCGACCGTTACGTCCGGCATCTCCTGGCAAAGGATGGGGGCGAGGCCGCCCTGGTCCGGTTCGACGCGGCCGAGGGCACCGCGTGGGTGCGGATGGGCGGCGCCTGCGGCGGCTGTCCTTCGGGCACCACAACCCTCAAGCGAACCATCGAGCAGACGGTCGTGCGCTGGGTCCCCGAGGTCAAACGAGTTCACGCTGTGGCCGATGCGGGCACTCCGATGGAAGATCCCAAGGCTCGCTTTCGCCGTTGGGTCGCGGCAAAGTGGGGCAAGTCATGA
- a CDS encoding acyl-CoA thioesterase codes for MRFANLIDAVPADTRPVTLPGAENWMQGRTLFGGASAALALQAVRRAMPDLPPFRAAQVGFVAPVGANLAFSVEMVRQGRNVTQVRSDIASDGKLALTALMLFGEEREPNALHPAGKADPWPGAPEDCEDVGQGPTNFFTQNLEIRRAQDERGKGPPLVRRWVRLKDREGLDPVIQAIVLGDALPPGSMRAMQRQGPLSSINWSFNLLDPEARTRDGWFLAEAASDHADHGYSSERLRLWNAEGEQILAGMQAAAIFG; via the coding sequence ATGAGATTTGCCAACCTGATCGACGCGGTTCCCGCCGACACTCGCCCCGTCACGCTGCCGGGGGCGGAAAACTGGATGCAGGGACGCACCCTGTTCGGTGGAGCCTCGGCCGCCCTGGCGCTGCAGGCGGTGCGCAGGGCCATGCCCGATCTGCCGCCGTTTCGCGCAGCGCAGGTCGGGTTCGTCGCTCCTGTCGGGGCGAATCTCGCCTTCAGCGTGGAGATGGTGCGCCAGGGCCGCAACGTCACGCAGGTGCGCAGCGATATCGCGAGCGACGGCAAGCTCGCGCTTACCGCGCTCATGCTGTTCGGGGAGGAGCGCGAGCCCAACGCGCTCCATCCGGCTGGCAAGGCCGATCCCTGGCCGGGCGCGCCGGAGGACTGCGAAGACGTGGGCCAGGGCCCGACGAATTTCTTTACCCAGAACCTCGAGATACGCCGTGCCCAGGACGAGCGTGGAAAAGGTCCGCCACTCGTTCGCCGGTGGGTACGGCTGAAGGACCGCGAGGGTCTCGATCCCGTCATCCAGGCGATCGTGCTGGGCGACGCGCTTCCGCCGGGGTCCATGCGGGCGATGCAACGGCAGGGGCCGCTCTCGTCGATCAACTGGAGCTTCAACCTGCTCGATCCCGAAGCGCGCACCCGCGATGGCTGGTTCCTTGCCGAAGCGGCCAGCGACCACGCCGATCACGGGTATTCGAGCGAGCGCCTCAGGCTGTGGAACGCGGAGGGTGAGCAGATCCTCGCCGGGATGCAGGCTGCCGCGATCTTCGGCTGA